The following proteins come from a genomic window of Paenibacillus spongiae:
- a CDS encoding asparagine synthase-related protein, producing the protein MSAIAGILCYDEETVSIEDSKKLMQALRRYPADDVQIWQGGPVFLGCHAQWITPESVHERLPYYDGLNRLAITADAIIDNREELFNRLQVDHDRRKGMTDSELILLAYLKWERAAPRYLIGDFAFVLWDEKKRLLFGARDLLGSRTLYYHRQERQFAFCTAVNPLFELTGVKKALNESWFAEFLAIPIILDSIEVNATVYRDIEQLPPAHWLTVEDGKLALGQYDSLEAPREQLRLKTNGEYEEAFRDVFQEAVASKLRTFRQVGASLSGGLDSGAVVGFAANPLLKEGKTLHTYSYVPSPDFVDWTSRRVVADESPYIQAAVRHVGNIKHNGLDFPGRNSFDEIDDLIGLLEAPYKFFENSFWIKGILEKAQQDGVGVLLTGARGNYSISWGPAMDYYAKLLRKLRWFHFYRELKHYGRRMNIGRSRLLPIIGKQAFPYATRSFYSRRAKNEIPHVIHPDLAARTNVFEKLRLHDVGLEGASFDEFEARDYQFGNLAASNHQGTSVTKFSLPYSVWERDPTADPRVVRFCLSVPIEQYVQNGMDRSLVRRATESYLPDDVRLNQRVRGVQGADWIHRMIPMWRFFIEELRKLCCDPVASHYLNVDQIKTSLEKIGQTPKPEYAYDAGARLLMRALIAYRFLRQFQ; encoded by the coding sequence ATGAGCGCAATTGCCGGCATTCTTTGTTATGACGAAGAGACTGTATCGATAGAGGACAGCAAGAAGCTTATGCAAGCATTGCGAAGATACCCGGCCGATGACGTGCAAATCTGGCAAGGCGGACCCGTATTTCTGGGCTGCCATGCCCAATGGATTACTCCGGAATCGGTCCATGAACGTCTGCCCTATTATGACGGTCTCAATCGGCTGGCCATAACCGCGGATGCGATCATCGACAACCGGGAGGAATTGTTTAACCGGCTGCAGGTAGATCATGACCGGCGGAAAGGGATGACCGACAGCGAGCTTATTTTATTGGCATACCTGAAATGGGAGAGGGCAGCCCCTCGCTATTTGATCGGCGATTTCGCCTTTGTCCTCTGGGATGAGAAGAAGCGCCTTCTGTTCGGAGCCCGCGATTTATTGGGAAGCCGTACGCTGTATTATCACCGGCAAGAGCGGCAGTTCGCTTTTTGCACAGCGGTCAATCCGTTATTCGAACTAACCGGCGTCAAGAAGGCGCTTAACGAGTCATGGTTTGCGGAGTTTCTGGCGATTCCCATTATTCTCGACTCCATCGAGGTGAATGCCACGGTATACCGCGATATCGAGCAGTTGCCTCCGGCACACTGGCTTACGGTCGAGGACGGGAAATTGGCGCTGGGGCAGTACGATTCGTTGGAAGCGCCTCGGGAGCAGCTTCGGCTGAAAACGAACGGCGAATACGAGGAAGCGTTTCGAGACGTTTTCCAGGAAGCCGTCGCGTCGAAGCTTCGGACATTCCGGCAGGTCGGCGCAAGCTTAAGCGGAGGATTGGACTCAGGCGCAGTTGTCGGCTTTGCCGCGAACCCTTTGCTTAAAGAAGGGAAAACCTTGCATACCTACAGTTACGTTCCTTCGCCCGATTTCGTGGATTGGACCTCGAGAAGGGTGGTTGCCGATGAAAGTCCTTACATTCAAGCCGCCGTACGGCACGTAGGGAATATCAAGCACAACGGCTTGGATTTTCCAGGCAGAAACTCGTTCGATGAAATCGACGACTTGATCGGGCTTCTGGAGGCGCCTTATAAGTTCTTCGAGAATTCGTTCTGGATCAAAGGGATTCTTGAAAAAGCGCAGCAGGATGGCGTCGGCGTGCTTTTGACTGGCGCGCGGGGGAATTACTCCATTTCCTGGGGCCCGGCCATGGACTATTATGCCAAACTTTTAAGGAAACTGCGCTGGTTCCATTTTTACCGAGAGCTCAAGCATTATGGAAGACGAATGAATATCGGAAGATCCCGGTTGCTACCCATCATCGGCAAACAGGCCTTTCCATATGCGACCCGATCTTTTTATTCCAGAAGGGCGAAGAACGAAATTCCGCATGTCATCCATCCGGATTTGGCGGCAAGAACGAACGTTTTCGAAAAGCTTCGCCTTCATGATGTCGGCTTGGAAGGCGCCTCATTCGACGAGTTCGAGGCGAGAGACTATCAATTCGGAAATTTGGCGGCCTCTAACCATCAAGGTACATCCGTAACCAAGTTTTCCTTGCCCTACTCCGTTTGGGAACGGGACCCGACAGCCGATCCGAGAGTGGTTCGCTTCTGCCTGTCCGTGCCGATCGAGCAGTATGTCCAGAACGGGATGGATCGTTCGCTCGTCCGAAGGGCGACCGAATCGTATTTGCCTGATGACGTTCGGTTAAACCAACGCGTTCGCGGCGTTCAAGGGGCGGATTGGATTCATCGCATGATTCCGATGTGGCGCTTTTTTATCGAAGAGCTGCGGAAGTTATGCTGCGATCCCGTCGCCTCGCATTATTTGAACGTGGATCAGATCAAGACGTCGCTCGAGAAAATCGGACAAACCCCCAAGCCGGAGTACGCTTACGACGCGGGTGCCAGGTTATTGATGCGGGCCTTGATTGCATACCGATTCCTGCGGCAATTCCAATAA
- a CDS encoding lasso peptide biosynthesis PqqD family chaperone, with product MTNSNVEEQTVVQSAGSVVSDMSGEKVMFCVDSGKYYNLGAIGGRVWELIASPIPVRQLVDELVAEYNVERSVCEEQVTAFLRNLQEEALIEVRKGEA from the coding sequence ATGACGAATTCAAACGTTGAAGAACAAACGGTCGTTCAGTCGGCGGGCAGCGTTGTTAGCGACATGAGCGGGGAGAAGGTCATGTTCTGCGTCGATTCCGGAAAATATTACAATCTTGGCGCGATCGGCGGCAGGGTTTGGGAGCTTATCGCTTCGCCAATCCCGGTAAGACAGCTGGTTGACGAGCTCGTGGCCGAATACAACGTCGAGCGCTCGGTTTGCGAGGAACAGGTGACCGCATTTCTGAGGAACCTGCAGGAGGAAGCGTTGATCGAGGTCCGGAAAGGTGAAGCGTAA
- a CDS encoding nucleotidyltransferase domain-containing protein, whose protein sequence is MDNDCTLDLRAFPEELNIMLAFLRTGADPQAQQSDKPSLPNIDWNQFLALVRHHRVYPQLYATMKTSELIPADVLQALHRDFVQNTFQMLRLSGEMERVCRTFQENGVLPLVLKGPVLAQDLYGDLSLRTSKDLDILIPIADVETVENMLLQLGYNSDKSVPRVFNWKWKVHHISFTHPQTRIQLEIHWRLNSDMGKEPPFEELWKRRRRSPLSKHDVFLLGSEDLFMYLVSHGARHGWFRLRWLADIDRMARRNLNWGMLIPLMRRYRCLHLGGQALTLASGLFRTPIPHEAGPMLLGAHQRELAQRSLYFIRDMVSFAPGSKELDRTYKRYLFALKTKRQKSVYLISQLYPSFRDTEALPLPKALHFLYFPLRPFVWLWRQVRQEI, encoded by the coding sequence ATGGATAACGATTGTACGCTTGATTTAAGGGCTTTTCCGGAGGAATTAAACATCATGCTGGCGTTCTTGCGGACGGGTGCCGATCCACAAGCGCAGCAATCGGATAAACCATCGCTGCCGAACATCGATTGGAATCAATTTCTGGCACTGGTCCGACATCACCGGGTTTATCCGCAGCTGTATGCCACTATGAAAACCAGCGAATTGATTCCTGCCGATGTTCTGCAAGCCCTTCATCGCGATTTCGTTCAAAATACGTTTCAAATGCTTCGTTTAAGCGGAGAAATGGAACGGGTTTGCAGGACCTTTCAGGAGAACGGAGTACTTCCGTTAGTCCTGAAAGGGCCGGTGCTTGCCCAGGATTTATACGGGGATCTCTCGCTCAGGACGTCCAAGGACTTGGACATTCTCATTCCGATAGCCGACGTCGAGACCGTGGAGAACATGCTGCTGCAGCTTGGCTATAATAGCGATAAAAGCGTTCCGCGCGTATTCAACTGGAAGTGGAAGGTTCACCATATTTCCTTTACGCACCCGCAAACGAGAATTCAATTGGAAATTCATTGGCGGCTCAATTCCGACATGGGGAAAGAACCGCCGTTCGAAGAGCTCTGGAAACGGAGAAGGCGCAGCCCGCTTTCCAAACATGACGTCTTTTTGCTCGGGAGCGAAGACCTCTTCATGTATCTCGTATCGCATGGCGCCCGTCACGGCTGGTTTCGGCTCCGCTGGCTGGCGGACATCGACAGGATGGCGCGCCGAAACTTGAATTGGGGCATGCTCATCCCGCTCATGCGCCGTTACCGCTGTCTGCATTTGGGCGGGCAGGCGCTTACGCTGGCCTCCGGCTTGTTCCGCACGCCGATTCCGCATGAAGCAGGGCCGATGCTCCTAGGCGCGCATCAGCGCGAACTGGCGCAGCGTTCGCTCTATTTCATCCGGGACATGGTCTCTTTTGCGCCGGGCTCCAAGGAATTGGACAGAACGTATAAACGATATTTGTTTGCATTGAAGACGAAGCGGCAAAAGTCGGTTTATTTGATCAGTCAGTTATATCCCAGCTTCCGGGATACAGAGGCGCTGCCGCTTCCGAAGGCCTTGCATTTTCTATATTTTCCTTTAAGGCCGTTCGTTTGGTTATGGCGGCAGGTGAGGCAGGAAATATGA
- a CDS encoding lasso peptide biosynthesis B2 protein, producing MLEALMYLGLARVMKAMPFSTIAPSLGKRLVETPMARIPSDENTIRCVSKAVGVMSRHTFWESQCLVRAIAAKKMLERRKIESTLYLGTARDAEGKMIAHAWLRSGPFYVTGAEEMRMFTVVALFGSEKRGERMEGA from the coding sequence ATGCTGGAAGCGCTGATGTATTTGGGGCTGGCACGCGTGATGAAAGCGATGCCGTTCTCCACGATCGCGCCTTCCCTAGGAAAACGCTTGGTGGAAACGCCGATGGCTCGCATTCCGTCGGATGAGAACACAATCCGCTGCGTATCGAAGGCGGTCGGGGTCATGAGCCGCCACACGTTCTGGGAAAGCCAATGTTTGGTCAGGGCGATCGCCGCCAAAAAAATGCTGGAACGGCGGAAGATCGAGAGTACGCTTTATTTGGGAACGGCGAGGGATGCCGAAGGGAAGATGATCGCTCATGCTTGGCTTCGAAGCGGGCCCTTCTATGTGACCGGAGCCGAGGAAATGCGGATGTTCACGGTGGTGGCCTTATTCGGATCGGAAAAACGCGGGGAGAGGATGGAAGGTGCCTGA